A part of Caldicellulosiruptor owensensis OL genomic DNA contains:
- a CDS encoding XapX domain-containing protein: MKVVFLSLITGFIVGAIFKLLKLPIPAPNAFAGIMGILGIFLGAVFIEQIFKLLTK, from the coding sequence GTGAAAGTAGTATTTCTTTCTCTTATCACAGGATTTATTGTCGGTGCTATATTTAAACTTCTAAAGCTTCCAATTCCTGCCCCAAATGCGTTTGCAGGTATAATGGGTATACTTGGAATATTTTTGGGAGCTGTTTTTATTGAACAAATTTTCAAGTTGTTGACAAAGTAA
- a CDS encoding ABC transporter permease: MNILSIFANPYLWASTVAMAVPLALPAIGGTFSERAGVVNISMEGIMLISAFVSVAFSAYFHNAWLGLLAGVISGILVAYVFAWAAAKMYANQIVLGMAFNIFASGITAYLFNAIYGPEGTPFDTPKLPDVRIPIIDKVPVIGQILSGQNVMVYIMFVLIILSQWFLFKTTIGLRLRAVGENPEAAETAGIDVVKMKYLGVILGGAFSALGGAYLSIGVLNSFSPEMSSGRGYIALAAMIFGKWTPVGSFLASLLFGFATALSYTLQESSISKNIIMMLPYVVTILALIGIGGKSVAPAADGIPYRPKK, encoded by the coding sequence ATGAATATACTCAGTATTTTTGCAAACCCGTATTTGTGGGCGTCAACCGTTGCAATGGCAGTACCGCTTGCACTTCCGGCAATTGGCGGTACTTTTTCAGAACGAGCTGGCGTTGTCAATATTTCTATGGAAGGAATAATGCTAATTTCGGCATTTGTTTCTGTTGCATTTTCGGCATACTTTCACAATGCATGGCTTGGACTTTTAGCGGGAGTAATCTCTGGTATTTTGGTAGCATATGTATTTGCATGGGCGGCTGCAAAAATGTATGCAAACCAGATAGTCCTTGGTATGGCTTTTAACATATTTGCGTCTGGTATCACTGCTTACCTTTTTAATGCCATATATGGCCCGGAAGGAACACCTTTTGACACACCCAAACTTCCTGATGTTAGAATACCTATTATAGATAAGGTTCCTGTAATTGGTCAGATTTTGAGCGGACAAAATGTGATGGTTTATATAATGTTTGTTTTGATAATACTTAGCCAGTGGTTTTTATTCAAGACAACCATAGGTTTGAGGCTTAGAGCTGTGGGCGAAAATCCAGAAGCTGCTGAGACAGCAGGTATCGATGTTGTAAAGATGAAATACTTGGGTGTTATTCTGGGCGGGGCGTTTTCTGCACTTGGTGGTGCTTATCTTTCAATTGGTGTTTTGAACAGTTTTTCACCTGAGATGTCGTCAGGAAGAGGTTATATAGCTTTAGCTGCCATGATTTTTGGTAAATGGACACCGGTTGGGTCATTTTTGGCATCACTTTTGTTTGGTTTTGCAACAGCTCTGAGCTATACATTGCAAGAGTCTTCAATTTCAAAAAACATTATCATGATGCTACCATATGTAGTTACAATATTAGCATTGATTGGAATAGGTGGCAAGAGCGTTGCGCCTGCTGCCGACGGTATTCCTTACAGGCCCAAAAAATAA
- a CDS encoding chemotaxis protein CheA — translation MNEIQKDPMFEIFISEAKEIVNSLERTFIDLKENNISLDAVASEALRLFHTLKGSSAMMGFNDLSEVCHKAEDIFVCVRDRKMIPKDLDEFILNMLRLVDFLNCQIGCLEGFEKSVSNDNIEDILTELNKSLHEFVDNVSKKETRYYIKLFFEEGWEMENLRAFLIVQNLKNYVKILEYQPSDIENNMQSAEKIKKDGFLIVIETPMKKEDVLKLFENFAWIKNIKLNETLEKSVQDKEEYSNQSNINYTNKLINVNIEKVDKLIDLIGEMVITFSMIVQHPEIKGDENSGIKNLTIQMSKLIRELQEVAMSMRMLPLSSTFQRLKRIIVEMSTKLQKPVEVHISGEETELDKVLIEHITDPLIHIVRNAIDHGIESQSERLQKGKSKVGNIYINAKNSGSEVIISIQDDGKGIDKEKIIKKALEKELISSADDISENDLFDLIFLPGFSTKEETTEYSGRGVGLDVVKNSIQKIGGKIVIESSKDVGTKFTIKIPLTLAIIDGMLIDVNGNIFVLPLNSIVETFRFEKTQIISENGVPLIYRRGLCFNIVDLNRIFFTGNMLSKIKQYYLGILVTNGEKSAVLLVDNMISQQQIVIKTLPAILKKIKGISGCTLLGSGQIAFILDVDSLLER, via the coding sequence GTGAATGAAATACAAAAAGACCCTATGTTTGAGATCTTTATCAGTGAAGCGAAGGAAATAGTTAATTCGTTAGAAAGAACATTTATTGATTTGAAAGAAAATAACATTAGTTTAGATGCAGTAGCTTCAGAAGCTTTGAGGTTATTTCATACTCTAAAAGGTTCTTCTGCAATGATGGGTTTTAATGATTTATCTGAAGTTTGTCACAAAGCTGAAGACATATTTGTATGTGTAAGAGACAGAAAAATGATTCCGAAAGATCTTGATGAATTTATTTTGAATATGCTCAGATTGGTAGACTTTTTGAACTGCCAGATAGGTTGTCTTGAGGGTTTTGAAAAGAGTGTATCTAATGACAATATTGAAGATATTTTAACAGAATTAAATAAGAGTTTACATGAATTTGTTGATAATGTTAGTAAAAAAGAAACAAGGTATTATATAAAGCTGTTTTTTGAAGAAGGCTGGGAGATGGAAAATCTAAGAGCTTTCTTGATAGTGCAAAATCTAAAAAACTATGTAAAGATTTTAGAATATCAACCATCAGATATCGAAAACAATATGCAGTCAGCTGAGAAGATAAAAAAAGATGGATTTTTAATTGTAATTGAAACTCCAATGAAAAAAGAAGACGTTTTAAAACTGTTTGAAAATTTTGCATGGATTAAAAATATTAAGTTGAATGAAACTTTAGAAAAATCTGTTCAAGACAAGGAAGAATATTCTAATCAATCCAATATTAACTATACAAACAAATTAATAAATGTAAATATAGAAAAAGTTGATAAACTTATAGACCTCATTGGTGAGATGGTCATAACATTTTCGATGATTGTTCAACATCCTGAGATAAAAGGAGATGAAAACAGCGGCATAAAAAATTTAACAATTCAGATGTCAAAGTTGATAAGAGAACTACAAGAAGTTGCGATGTCAATGCGAATGTTACCGCTCTCTTCTACATTTCAGAGACTGAAAAGAATTATTGTGGAAATGTCAACAAAACTTCAAAAGCCTGTAGAAGTGCATATCTCTGGAGAAGAAACAGAGCTTGACAAGGTTTTGATAGAGCATATTACAGATCCGTTAATTCACATAGTTCGAAATGCTATTGATCACGGAATAGAAAGCCAGAGCGAAAGATTACAAAAAGGAAAAAGTAAGGTAGGAAATATATATATAAACGCTAAGAATAGTGGGTCTGAAGTTATTATAAGTATTCAAGATGATGGAAAAGGGATAGATAAAGAAAAAATAATAAAAAAAGCTTTAGAAAAAGAATTAATATCATCTGCGGATGACATTTCAGAAAATGATCTCTTTGATTTAATATTTCTACCTGGTTTTTCAACAAAGGAAGAAACGACAGAATATTCGGGTCGAGGAGTGGGGCTTGATGTAGTAAAAAACAGTATTCAAAAAATTGGTGGAAAGATTGTTATAGAATCTTCAAAAGATGTCGGAACGAAATTTACAATAAAAATTCCTCTTACTTTAGCAATTATTGATGGAATGTTAATTGATGTAAACGGGAACATATTTGTATTGCCTTTAAATTCTATTGTTGAAACCTTCAGGTTTGAGAAAACTCAGATAATATCAGAAAATGGTGTTCCGCTTATTTATAGAAGAGGTTTGTGTTTTAACATAGTTGATTTAAACAGAATATTTTTTACAGGTAATATGCTATCAAAAATAAAACAATATTATTTAGGTATACTAGTAACAAATGGTGAAAAGAGTGCTGTTTTACTTGTTGACAATATGATTTCTCAGCAGCAAATTGTTATAAAAACTCTTCCGGCAATTTTAAAAAAGATAAAAGGTATCTCAGGATGTACATTGCTTGGAAGTGGGCAAATAGCGTTTATTTTAGATGTTGATTCTTTGCTTGAAAGGTAG
- a CDS encoding ABC transporter permease, with the protein MVKKVLQSILMPLIAIFISMIVGGIVILITAKQNPIYAYLALFSGAYGNLMNFATTLTNAIPLIITGLGVAIAFSSGLFNIGAEGQFWIGAIVATYLGYQIKGLPWFLHIPLIIVCAMIAGALWGGVVPGLAKVYTGAHEVITTMMMSYIAIYFSHYLLEGGPMMDKGTIPQSPVIQNSAKLNTLVPNTQLSSGLFIAILAVVVVYILMYKTTLGYELRAVGFNIKAAKYAGMNVAQKLVLAMGLSGAFAGLAGAVQIMGVQYRLYDSFTSGYGYTAIVVALLANNNPIGVVIAALFLAGLSTGAQEMQMQTNISGQLADVVVGLIIFFIAIEELYRIIMEKIRTGKTKLQPVGGQE; encoded by the coding sequence ATGGTAAAAAAGGTTTTGCAGAGTATTTTAATGCCCCTTATTGCAATTTTTATATCCATGATTGTAGGTGGAATAGTAATATTAATCACAGCAAAACAAAATCCCATTTATGCGTATTTGGCACTTTTTAGCGGCGCTTATGGAAATCTAATGAACTTTGCAACAACCCTCACAAACGCAATACCGCTCATAATAACTGGGCTTGGGGTTGCAATAGCATTTTCTTCAGGGCTTTTTAATATTGGTGCTGAAGGACAGTTTTGGATAGGCGCAATTGTTGCAACTTATCTTGGGTACCAGATAAAGGGTCTTCCGTGGTTTTTACACATTCCTCTAATAATTGTGTGCGCTATGATAGCAGGTGCACTGTGGGGTGGAGTTGTTCCTGGGCTTGCAAAGGTTTACACTGGTGCTCATGAGGTTATCACAACTATGATGATGAGCTATATAGCTATCTATTTTAGCCACTATTTGTTAGAAGGCGGTCCAATGATGGACAAAGGAACAATACCCCAATCACCAGTGATTCAAAACAGTGCAAAATTAAATACTTTGGTACCAAATACACAACTGTCAAGTGGACTTTTCATTGCAATCCTGGCAGTTGTGGTGGTTTATATTCTCATGTACAAAACAACATTAGGTTACGAACTCAGAGCAGTAGGGTTTAATATCAAAGCTGCAAAGTATGCTGGCATGAACGTTGCACAAAAACTTGTTCTGGCTATGGGGCTTTCAGGCGCGTTTGCTGGTCTTGCTGGTGCTGTTCAGATAATGGGTGTGCAGTACAGACTATATGATAGCTTTACTTCAGGTTATGGGTATACTGCTATAGTTGTTGCACTTCTTGCAAACAACAATCCTATAGGTGTTGTAATAGCAGCACTTTTCCTGGCAGGACTTTCAACAGGTGCACAGGAAATGCAGATGCAAACAAATATCTCTGGTCAGCTTGCCGATGTTGTTGTGGGACTTATAATATTCTTCATTGCAATTGAAGAGCTTTATAGGATTATTATGGAAAAGATTAGAACCGGAAAAACAAAGTTGCAACCAGTAGGAGGGCAAGAATAA
- a CDS encoding phosphopentomutase, protein MRIILIVLDSVGVGALDDANLYGDEGSNTLSNISYAVGGLELKNLYQLGIGNITDIKGTPPNPNPVGVFGKSKEMSKGKDTITGHWEIAGVVLEEPFKTFPNGFPEDLIQEFEKRIGRKVLGNKVASGTEIIKELGEEHIKTGYPIVYTSADSVFQIAAHEEVIPLEELYRICQIARQLLVGKYLVARVIARPFVGQDRNSFVRTYNRRDFAVEPPYNTLLDNIKEVGYECVGIGKIEDIFAKRGLTKSIHTEGNMDGVDKTLKVMDEVDKGLIFTNLVDYDMLYGHRNDPHGYAKALIDFDTRLPEIMEKLKKDDILIITADHGCDPTTPSTDHSREHVPILVYGQNIKKGYDLGIRKSFSDIGQTIAEYLNVKPLKFGESFLKEIVIK, encoded by the coding sequence ATGAGAATTATATTGATTGTACTTGACAGTGTGGGTGTTGGTGCACTGGACGATGCAAATCTTTACGGTGATGAAGGAAGTAATACTCTTTCAAATATTTCATATGCTGTAGGCGGACTTGAACTGAAAAATTTGTATCAACTCGGTATAGGAAATATTACAGATATTAAAGGTACTCCACCTAATCCAAACCCTGTTGGGGTTTTTGGCAAGAGCAAGGAAATGTCCAAAGGTAAAGATACAATCACAGGTCACTGGGAAATTGCAGGGGTTGTTTTAGAAGAGCCTTTCAAGACATTTCCAAATGGTTTTCCTGAAGATTTGATTCAGGAATTTGAAAAAAGGATTGGGAGAAAAGTTCTTGGCAACAAAGTTGCATCTGGTACAGAGATAATAAAAGAGCTTGGTGAGGAGCATATAAAAACCGGCTATCCAATTGTTTATACTTCTGCTGACTCTGTATTTCAAATAGCTGCTCACGAAGAGGTTATTCCTCTTGAGGAGCTTTACAGGATATGCCAAATAGCAAGGCAGCTTCTTGTTGGAAAGTATCTTGTTGCCAGAGTAATTGCAAGGCCATTTGTGGGGCAAGATAGGAACAGTTTTGTAAGAACTTATAACAGAAGAGATTTTGCAGTTGAGCCACCTTATAATACGCTGCTTGACAATATTAAAGAAGTAGGTTATGAATGTGTGGGAATAGGCAAGATAGAGGATATTTTTGCTAAAAGAGGACTGACAAAGAGTATTCACACAGAAGGAAACATGGACGGGGTTGACAAAACCTTGAAGGTGATGGATGAAGTTGACAAAGGACTAATTTTTACAAACCTTGTTGATTATGATATGCTGTATGGTCACAGAAATGACCCTCATGGTTATGCAAAGGCTTTGATAGACTTTGACACAAGGCTTCCCGAAATCATGGAAAAGCTTAAAAAAGATGATATTTTAATAATCACTGCAGACCATGGTTGTGACCCGACAACACCTTCAACAGATCATTCACGTGAACATGTGCCAATACTTGTGTATGGTCAGAATATCAAAAAAGGATATGACCTTGGAATAAGAAAAAGTTTTTCTGACATTGGTCAGACAATAGCAGAGTATTTGAATGTTAAACCTTTAAAGTTTGGAGAGAGTTTTTTAAAAGAAATTGTGATAAAATAG
- a CDS encoding GntR family transcriptional regulator, protein MKSFESVGYPQRYELVLKKLKQLIEEKFKEGDKLPSELELAKFFGVSRATLREALRILEEEGYVVRKHGVGTFVSSRPILQSGMEELQSITKLMEKQGYKPHTKDVVVTKTYPNAKEAHMLRIPSTEEIIKIERVRLAESIPVVYCVDRLPAKLFSFEFKFVGESLFDYLNDTMGIYIAYAISDIIPMLAEKNNVYKKLELEKNDVVLLLDQVHFDQNDIPILYSSNYFSPRKFRFYIVRKRV, encoded by the coding sequence GTGAAAAGTTTTGAATCAGTAGGATATCCCCAAAGGTATGAACTTGTGTTAAAGAAGTTAAAGCAACTCATTGAGGAAAAATTTAAAGAAGGTGACAAGCTTCCTTCTGAGCTGGAACTGGCAAAGTTTTTTGGTGTGAGCAGAGCAACACTCAGAGAGGCTTTAAGAATATTAGAAGAAGAAGGATATGTTGTAAGAAAACATGGTGTTGGGACTTTTGTATCATCACGGCCAATTTTACAATCTGGAATGGAAGAGCTTCAGAGTATAACAAAATTAATGGAAAAGCAGGGGTACAAGCCACACACCAAAGATGTTGTTGTGACCAAAACCTATCCTAACGCAAAAGAGGCTCATATGCTCAGAATACCATCAACTGAAGAGATTATCAAAATAGAAAGAGTACGACTTGCGGAAAGTATTCCCGTTGTTTATTGTGTTGATAGACTTCCTGCAAAGCTCTTTTCATTTGAGTTTAAATTTGTAGGAGAGTCATTGTTTGACTATTTGAATGACACAATGGGAATATATATTGCATATGCAATCTCTGATATCATTCCTATGCTTGCTGAGAAAAATAATGTGTATAAAAAGCTTGAGCTTGAAAAGAACGATGTTGTTCTTTTACTTGACCAGGTTCATTTTGACCAAAACGACATTCCAATTTTGTATTCTTCAAATTATTTTTCACCCAGGAAATTCAGATTCTACATTGTGAGAAAGAGGGTATAA
- the deoC gene encoding deoxyribose-phosphate aldolase, translated as MTREEIAKFIDHTLLRSSATPADIKKICDEALKYSFASVCVNPYYVKLCKEYLKESNVKVATVIGFPLGANTLKTKVFEAKEAFENGADEIDMVINIGAMLSGNTDYVYEEIKSIVDVAKEYSNKIVKVIIETSELDNEKKIEACKIAAAAGADYVKTSTGFSKSGAKYEDILLMRKAVGSRVKIKASGGIRTFEDALLMIQAGASRIGTSNGVAIVGGE; from the coding sequence ATGACCAGAGAAGAGATTGCAAAGTTTATTGACCACACACTTTTAAGGTCCTCTGCAACACCTGCAGATATAAAAAAGATTTGCGATGAGGCATTAAAATATTCTTTTGCTTCAGTTTGTGTGAATCCTTATTATGTAAAATTGTGTAAGGAATATTTGAAAGAGTCAAATGTCAAAGTGGCAACTGTGATAGGTTTTCCACTTGGCGCAAACACTCTTAAAACAAAGGTGTTTGAAGCAAAAGAAGCTTTTGAAAACGGTGCTGATGAGATAGATATGGTTATAAATATTGGAGCTATGCTAAGTGGAAATACAGATTATGTTTACGAAGAGATAAAAAGCATTGTTGATGTTGCAAAAGAGTATTCAAATAAAATAGTAAAGGTAATAATTGAGACCTCTGAACTTGACAATGAAAAGAAGATAGAAGCATGCAAAATTGCAGCCGCAGCAGGCGCTGATTATGTGAAAACTTCAACAGGTTTTTCTAAAAGCGGTGCAAAGTATGAGGATATACTTCTTATGAGAAAGGCTGTCGGTAGCAGGGTCAAAATTAAAGCGTCGGGTGGCATCAGAACGTTTGAGGATGCTCTTTTGATGATACAAGCAGGCGCAAGCAGAATCGGAACAAGCAATGGTGTTGCAATTGTGGGTGGCGAATAA
- a CDS encoding cytidine deaminase, translating to MRYLDKVDDTIIYFLTLAQEAQKKAYAPYSCFKVGAAAVGNSSKVYTGCNVENASYSLSMCAERIALFKAISEGESEIKALYIIGPENEPISPCGACRQVIFELARNSTIYLSNCNMTKVIETNSKELLPYGFDLKGR from the coding sequence ATGAGGTATTTGGACAAAGTTGATGATACAATTATATATTTTTTGACCTTAGCTCAAGAAGCTCAAAAAAAGGCATATGCACCATATTCCTGTTTCAAGGTTGGAGCAGCAGCTGTTGGAAACAGTAGCAAAGTGTATACAGGGTGCAACGTCGAAAATGCTTCATATTCACTTTCCATGTGTGCAGAAAGGATCGCACTTTTTAAAGCGATATCAGAAGGTGAAAGTGAAATAAAAGCTCTTTATATAATCGGTCCTGAGAATGAGCCTATATCGCCGTGTGGTGCGTGCAGACAGGTGATATTTGAACTTGCAAGAAATAGCACCATTTATCTTTCAAATTGTAATATGACAAAAGTAATAGAGACTAATAGCAAAGAGCTTTTGCCATACGGATTTGACTTGAAAGGAAGATGA
- a CDS encoding purine-nucleoside phosphorylase: MSYYERIKEASEFIKRKIPSVPEIAIILGSGLGGFADTMENKIEIKYSEIPHFPVSTVKGHKGNLVFGRVKGREVLAFQGRFHLYEGYKIEEVVFGVRAAGLLGVENLIVTNAAGGISPLLSPGDLMVIKDHINLSGENPAIGPEAEKFGERFFDMTYAYDREIIEKAKDVYKKNGVDYKEGVYAFLKGPSYETPSEIRMLKILGADAVGMSTVPEVIAARQMDIKVFGISCITNMAAGILEKKLSHEEVIEVSKMVEERFIKIISDLIEII, encoded by the coding sequence ATGTCCTATTATGAAAGGATAAAAGAAGCGTCAGAATTTATAAAAAGGAAGATTCCAAGTGTGCCAGAAATTGCTATTATTTTAGGAAGTGGCCTCGGTGGTTTTGCGGATACAATGGAAAATAAAATTGAAATCAAATATTCAGAAATACCTCATTTTCCTGTGTCTACTGTCAAGGGACACAAAGGCAACTTGGTTTTTGGAAGAGTAAAAGGAAGAGAGGTTTTGGCCTTTCAGGGAAGATTTCATCTTTATGAAGGATATAAGATTGAAGAGGTTGTATTTGGTGTAAGGGCAGCAGGACTTTTAGGAGTTGAAAACCTTATTGTTACAAATGCGGCAGGTGGAATTTCTCCTTTGCTTTCTCCCGGAGATTTAATGGTAATAAAGGATCATATAAATCTTTCAGGAGAAAACCCGGCAATTGGACCAGAAGCAGAAAAATTTGGCGAAAGGTTTTTTGATATGACATATGCATATGACAGAGAGATAATTGAAAAAGCAAAAGATGTATACAAGAAAAATGGCGTTGATTATAAAGAAGGTGTTTATGCATTTTTAAAAGGACCTTCATATGAAACACCTTCAGAGATAAGAATGCTAAAGATTCTTGGTGCTGATGCTGTTGGTATGTCGACAGTGCCAGAGGTTATTGCTGCGCGGCAAATGGATATTAAGGTTTTTGGTATTTCATGTATTACAAACATGGCTGCAGGAATTCTTGAAAAAAAACTTTCGCATGAAGAGGTTATAGAAGTTTCAAAGATGGTTGAGGAGAGGTTTATAAAAATAATTAGTGATCTAATAGAGATTATTTAA
- a CDS encoding chemotaxis protein CheW: protein MVENFSQEFEDTMKDMYLIFKIDEQNYGIEIKYVIEIIGLMPITYVPNQEEYVKGIINLRGKIIPVIDARMRLLKPQKEYNERTCVIVTSINQFLVGIIVDHVSEVVVIEKEKISPLPQTYEKIEERFFKGVANLNDKLILLVDCETFVMPDRLTAF, encoded by the coding sequence ATGGTTGAAAATTTCTCACAAGAGTTTGAAGATACAATGAAAGATATGTATTTAATTTTCAAAATTGACGAACAAAACTATGGTATAGAGATTAAATATGTTATTGAGATTATAGGACTTATGCCGATAACATATGTTCCAAATCAAGAAGAGTATGTTAAAGGCATTATAAATTTACGAGGAAAGATTATTCCAGTAATTGATGCAAGAATGCGGTTATTAAAACCTCAAAAAGAGTATAATGAAAGGACATGCGTGATTGTTACAAGTATCAACCAGTTTTTAGTGGGTATTATAGTTGATCATGTGAGTGAAGTTGTTGTTATTGAAAAGGAAAAAATCAGTCCCTTACCACAGACATATGAAAAGATAGAAGAAAGGTTTTTTAAAGGTGTTGCAAACTTAAATGATAAGCTTATTCTTTTGGTTGATTGCGAAACTTTTGTCATGCCTGATAGGCTAACTGCATTTTAA
- a CDS encoding pyrimidine-nucleoside phosphorylase, whose amino-acid sequence MLVTEIIRKKRDGDILSKEELEFIVNGYVKGEIPDYQMSAFLMAIYFRGMSKEELVEFTMLMAKSGKMVDLGSIEGVKVDKHSSGGIADTTTLVLIPLAASCGVKVAKMSGRGLSHTGGTIDKLESIPGFKTELSEDEFIEAVNKVGAAIVGQSESLVPADKKIYALRDVTATVESIPLIASSIMSKKIAAGSDKIILDVKFGKGAFMKEYEKAKELANTMVEIGTLVGRETIAYVTDMNQPLGLMIGNALEVIEAIEVLKGRGHEDLKNLCIEFASEMMIMAGVEKEKKLAQERAIESIEKGYALEKFKEIIKNQGGNPEIVDNYSLLPQAKYTYELKCDEDMYIKDIDALKLGLCALKLGAGRQRKEDKIDYAVGIQLFGKIGHKIAKNMPFAKIYANDEKRLEEAISDVKTAFEFSKRPVPKRKVIFAKITKDNVFEF is encoded by the coding sequence GTGCTGGTGACGGAGATTATTAGAAAAAAAAGAGATGGAGATATCTTGAGCAAAGAAGAACTTGAATTTATTGTAAACGGGTATGTAAAAGGTGAAATTCCAGACTATCAGATGTCTGCTTTCTTGATGGCTATATATTTTAGGGGAATGTCAAAAGAAGAATTAGTAGAATTTACCATGCTCATGGCAAAATCAGGCAAGATGGTAGACCTGGGCAGTATAGAGGGTGTAAAGGTTGACAAACACTCAAGTGGTGGTATTGCTGATACAACAACCCTGGTCTTAATACCACTGGCAGCATCTTGCGGTGTAAAGGTTGCAAAGATGTCAGGACGAGGGCTTTCTCACACAGGTGGGACAATTGACAAGTTGGAGTCAATCCCAGGTTTTAAAACAGAGCTTTCAGAAGATGAGTTTATAGAAGCTGTAAATAAAGTTGGTGCGGCAATTGTTGGGCAGTCAGAAAGCCTTGTTCCTGCAGACAAAAAGATATATGCTTTGAGAGATGTCACAGCTACAGTTGAATCTATACCACTTATTGCATCTTCTATCATGAGCAAAAAGATTGCAGCTGGGAGCGACAAAATAATACTTGATGTCAAGTTTGGCAAAGGTGCTTTCATGAAAGAGTATGAAAAGGCAAAAGAGCTTGCTAATACTATGGTTGAGATTGGAACTTTGGTAGGAAGAGAGACCATCGCTTATGTTACAGATATGAACCAGCCGCTTGGTCTTATGATTGGCAACGCTCTTGAGGTTATTGAAGCAATAGAAGTTTTGAAAGGCAGAGGACATGAAGATTTGAAGAATCTTTGTATTGAATTTGCATCTGAGATGATGATTATGGCTGGAGTTGAAAAGGAGAAAAAATTAGCACAAGAAAGAGCAATTGAGAGCATTGAAAAAGGATATGCTCTTGAAAAGTTTAAAGAAATTATAAAAAACCAGGGTGGAAACCCTGAAATAGTTGACAATTATTCTTTGCTGCCACAAGCCAAATATACTTATGAACTAAAATGCGATGAAGATATGTATATAAAAGATATTGATGCACTCAAACTTGGGCTTTGCGCATTAAAACTTGGAGCAGGAAGACAAAGAAAAGAAGACAAAATTGACTATGCGGTTGGAATTCAACTTTTTGGTAAAATAGGCCACAAAATAGCCAAGAATATGCCGTTTGCTAAAATCTATGCAAATGATGAAAAAAGGCTTGAAGAAGCCATCTCAGATGTGAAAACTGCATTTGAGTTTTCTAAGAGGCCTGTTCCAAAAAGAAAAGTAATATTTGCAAAGATAACAAAAGACAATGTTTTTGAATTTTAA
- a CDS encoding response regulator: MKKKVLIVDDAAFVRYSLRQTLEKYGFEVVGEACDGKSCIKLFQQLNPDIVTLDITMPEMDGIEVLKKIMEIDKNAKVVMITALGQEEKVKEAVLNGAKGFIVKPYKEEHLVKVLSSL, translated from the coding sequence ATGAAAAAAAAGGTATTGATTGTAGATGATGCAGCATTTGTGAGGTATTCTTTAAGACAAACATTAGAAAAATATGGTTTTGAGGTTGTAGGTGAGGCTTGTGATGGGAAAAGCTGTATAAAACTTTTTCAGCAACTCAATCCAGATATAGTAACTCTTGATATTACAATGCCAGAGATGGATGGTATAGAAGTTTTAAAGAAGATTATGGAGATAGATAAAAACGCAAAAGTAGTCATGATAACCGCTTTAGGGCAGGAAGAGAAGGTAAAAGAAGCAGTATTAAATGGGGCAAAAGGATTTATTGTAAAGCCATACAAGGAAGAACATTTGGTAAAGGTCTTGTCCTCTTTATAA